Sequence from the Propionispora vibrioides genome:
CAGTGTGGATAAGGCGTTAATTTCCGGACTAACTCCTGTCCTGACCATCGAAAATACTTTAAGCGGCAATGTCGTATTGGCCGGACCGGCAACAAAAAAGCTGATAATGACATCATCGAGCGATAATGTCAGCGCCAGCAACGCTCCGGCAACAATCCCCGGTAAAATAATCGGCAACGTGACATGAAGGAAAGTTTTCCAGGCGTTGGCACCCAAATCCATGGCTGCCTCCTCCAGCGAGGGATCAAAGCCCTGCATCCGCGCCCGAACCACTAAGATAACAAAGGGCAGACAAAAAGTAATATGCGCGATAATCAGCGTAGCCATGCCCAAATTGACCTGCAAAATAGAAAACAGCGCCAGCATGGCGATACCCATCACAATTTCCGGAATGACAATGGGAATGTATAAAAGTGCGTCCAACACA
This genomic interval carries:
- a CDS encoding ABC transporter permease, with the protein product MKQSRFQWAATAYLFFGFLFLYAPIFMLIIFSFNDSKVNAVWTGFTFKWYLQLFSNKGVLEATENSLAIALVSTLASTMLGTVTAVAMYKFKFKGKGVLDALLYIPIVIPEIVMGIAMLALFSILQVNLGMATLIIAHITFCLPFVILVVRARMQGFDPSLEEAAMDLGANAWKTFLHVTLPIILPGIVAGALLALTLSLDDVIISFFVAGPANTTLPLKVFSMVRTGVSPEINALSTLLLLVVLPLAVIAERIRHKNS